The following coding sequences lie in one Kribbella sp. NBC_00709 genomic window:
- a CDS encoding ABC transporter permease, which translates to MTGYAPQPGSAPWPRKVLAHSRMEFKLLLRNGEQLLLALVIPLGILLLLGATGLGDRLPLGDGRPIDQAVPRVLALAVLSSSFTSLAIATGFERRYGVIKRLGASPLSRTGLLAGKIGAVLIVQLIQLAVLIGTGFALGWKPVGGVQAVLGVILTVLCGTAAFASLGLLMAGVLRAEATLAAANLLYLMLLVGGAIMTPVDEYPSGMQSVVRLLPSAALANGLANSTIEGVIPWAAALSLALWAGVLGYLVSRTFRWD; encoded by the coding sequence ATGACCGGCTACGCACCGCAGCCGGGAAGCGCACCGTGGCCGCGGAAGGTTCTGGCGCACTCGCGGATGGAGTTCAAGCTGCTCCTCCGCAACGGCGAGCAGTTGCTGCTGGCGCTCGTGATCCCGCTCGGCATCCTGCTGCTGCTCGGCGCGACCGGGCTCGGCGACCGCCTGCCGCTCGGCGACGGCCGGCCGATCGACCAGGCGGTGCCGCGGGTGCTCGCCTTGGCGGTCCTCTCCTCGTCCTTCACCTCACTAGCCATCGCGACCGGTTTCGAGCGCCGCTACGGCGTGATCAAACGGCTCGGCGCGTCCCCGCTGTCCCGCACCGGACTGCTGGCCGGCAAGATCGGCGCCGTCCTGATCGTCCAGCTGATCCAGCTCGCGGTTCTGATCGGCACCGGGTTCGCCCTGGGCTGGAAGCCGGTAGGTGGAGTCCAAGCTGTTCTCGGCGTCATCCTCACGGTCCTGTGCGGCACCGCGGCCTTCGCGTCGCTCGGTCTGCTGATGGCCGGCGTACTGCGGGCAGAGGCGACGCTGGCCGCGGCGAATCTGCTGTATCTCATGCTGTTGGTCGGTGGAGCGATCATGACACCGGTCGACGAGTACCCGTCCGGCATGCAGAGCGTCGTACGCCTGCTGCCGAGCGCCGCCCTGGCCAACGGGCTGGCGAACTCGACCATCGAAGGTGTGATCCCTTGGGCGGCCGCTTTGTCCCTGGCGCTGTGGGCCGGAGTGCTCGGATACCTGGTGTCCCGGACCTTCCGCTGGGACTGA
- a CDS encoding heme o synthase, giving the protein MTAVDPRPAATTSYPTPLPDATAVVSPSVRDVVKAYVGLTKPRIIELLLITTVPVMFLAAGGVPGLEVVVATLIGGILASGSANTINCVLDRDIDEQMRRTRRRPLPRHAVSPRSATVFGVVLGVLATLELGFFVNWLSSGLALAANLFYVFGYTMVLKRRTVQNIVWGGIAGCFPTLIGWTAVTGKLAWTPVVLFLVVFFWTPPHTWSLAMRYREDYASVDVPMLPVVATPVATARQIMAYSVVMVITSIALWPVAGTGFVYPVASIVLGFVFLREARRLLLRAHTGADGAALRPMRLFHFSNIYLALLFIAAAVDPLLH; this is encoded by the coding sequence GTGACGGCCGTCGACCCGCGTCCCGCCGCGACGACGTCGTACCCGACGCCGCTGCCGGACGCTACTGCTGTGGTGAGTCCGTCGGTGCGCGACGTGGTGAAGGCGTACGTCGGTCTGACCAAGCCGCGCATCATCGAGCTGCTGCTGATCACCACCGTGCCGGTGATGTTCCTGGCTGCCGGGGGAGTGCCCGGGCTCGAGGTTGTCGTGGCCACCCTGATCGGCGGCATCCTGGCCTCCGGCAGCGCGAACACGATCAACTGCGTGCTCGACCGCGACATCGACGAGCAGATGCGCCGGACCCGGCGCCGCCCGTTGCCGCGGCACGCGGTCAGCCCGCGCTCGGCGACGGTCTTCGGCGTCGTGCTCGGGGTGCTGGCCACCCTGGAGCTCGGGTTCTTCGTCAACTGGCTGTCGTCCGGCCTCGCGCTCGCGGCGAACCTGTTCTACGTCTTCGGCTACACGATGGTGCTGAAGCGCCGGACGGTGCAGAACATCGTCTGGGGCGGCATCGCCGGCTGCTTCCCGACCCTGATCGGCTGGACCGCGGTCACCGGCAAGCTGGCCTGGACGCCGGTCGTGCTGTTCCTGGTGGTGTTCTTCTGGACGCCGCCGCACACCTGGTCGCTGGCGATGCGGTACCGCGAGGACTACGCATCCGTCGACGTGCCGATGCTGCCGGTGGTTGCCACGCCGGTCGCGACGGCGCGGCAGATCATGGCGTACTCCGTGGTCATGGTGATCACGTCGATCGCGCTCTGGCCGGTCGCGGGCACCGGTTTCGTCTACCCGGTCGCCTCGATCGTGCTCGGTTTCGTCTTCCTCCGCGAGGCTCGCCGGTTGTTGCTTCGGGCCCACACCGGCGCCGACGGCGCTGCGCTGCGGCCGATGCGGCTGTTCCACTTCTCGAACATCTACCTGGCTCTGCTGTTCATCGCTGCGGCCGTCGATCCGCTCCTGCACTGA
- a CDS encoding ScyD/ScyE family protein, producing the protein MGVRTRIAALAALALAGSVLVAGQADAGGNHSSLKPLATGLNGPRGVATYGHKVIYSVTDGSVYVTDGHKSVKLGTVPGSGGFPPAIDTNKWGTTYALTGAGGEPGQPPVPGSTTLYRLRYGKAPIKVADIGAYQKKDPDPYDQENNPTDSNPFGVAALSDGTVLVSDAAGNDLLRVWPNGHIKTVARLKPRTVKVPSGLPATDPDGNPLPPAGTPILAEAVATSVTVGSDGYWYVGELRGFPATPGTSQIWRIKPGSVGATCDPLKPAKGNCQRYADGYTSIVDLAGGPHGTLAVVELDKASWLKFELSGPTHGGLFLQYPGKNHRAGYKRELVKDQLTLPGGTAFDRWGGLYVSAPVFGPGAVYKVRY; encoded by the coding sequence ATGGGGGTACGAACACGTATTGCCGCGCTCGCGGCACTCGCGCTGGCCGGTTCGGTTCTGGTCGCCGGGCAGGCTGACGCCGGCGGCAACCATTCCAGTCTGAAGCCGCTGGCGACCGGTTTGAACGGGCCACGCGGCGTTGCGACGTACGGGCACAAGGTCATCTACAGCGTGACCGACGGGTCGGTGTACGTGACCGACGGCCACAAGTCGGTGAAGCTCGGCACGGTGCCGGGCTCGGGCGGGTTCCCGCCCGCGATCGACACGAACAAGTGGGGCACGACGTACGCGCTGACCGGTGCGGGCGGCGAGCCGGGACAGCCACCGGTGCCGGGCAGTACGACGCTGTACCGGCTGCGGTACGGGAAGGCGCCGATCAAGGTCGCCGACATCGGGGCGTACCAGAAGAAGGACCCGGACCCGTACGACCAGGAGAACAACCCGACGGACTCGAACCCGTTCGGCGTCGCCGCGCTCAGCGACGGCACCGTCCTGGTCTCGGATGCGGCAGGCAACGACCTGCTCCGGGTCTGGCCGAACGGTCACATCAAGACGGTGGCCCGGCTCAAGCCCCGCACCGTCAAGGTCCCGTCCGGTCTGCCCGCCACCGACCCGGACGGCAACCCGCTGCCGCCCGCGGGCACGCCGATCCTCGCCGAGGCTGTCGCCACGTCGGTGACCGTCGGTTCGGACGGCTACTGGTACGTCGGTGAGCTCCGCGGCTTCCCGGCGACGCCGGGGACGTCGCAGATCTGGCGGATCAAGCCGGGCTCGGTGGGCGCGACCTGTGACCCGCTGAAGCCGGCCAAGGGCAACTGCCAGCGGTACGCCGACGGCTACACATCGATCGTCGACCTGGCCGGCGGACCGCACGGCACGCTCGCGGTCGTCGAGCTGGACAAGGCGAGCTGGTTGAAGTTCGAGCTGAGCGGCCCGACGCACGGTGGGCTGTTCCTGCAATACCCGGGCAAGAACCACCGCGCCGGCTACAAGCGGGAACTGGTGAAGGATCAGTTGACGCTGCCAGGCGGCACAGCCTTCGACCGTTGGGGCGGCCTCTACGTCTCCGCCCCGGTCTTCGGCCCAGGCGCCGTCTACAAGGTGCGCTACTGA
- a CDS encoding HNH endonuclease signature motif containing protein, producing MVSDPYIDGQQLAGVASAPRSSTTFPSTGVGGLRGVVQDQWPAWLTLEVVARMTTELSAKTAAVEATGALVSPDDLLDPDDPDCADGPRFLSEEDLYDELPPMSRVDALEWEEWAGVEQDEAEREMLRLKAPAWVFLRPGAELTAALEELRPSCESPIALIEAMKAASRMEAWAAAIKTAAIASFVRQRKAQATDIPRPSQIDTSGRPIDPERSWAAEIGAALHLSKDTAASHIDTALHLTGTLPSTHAALRCGALTFSKALAISEATRPLAPDAAQAVEAHVLRRAPGQTHNNLRKSLRTQVAKHRSEDEADRHREALGDRTCKIVPLPDGMAGLWVVHTADKIQQMWIVIQAMADLAKRSTPDSDTDTGPAPASPTVEGDQAGARPGGPMEGERPGEPPRAELPNAEQRRADVITDLFDHMLHNGLDWLGRRLPDQHRRRPHIEVLIPITTLLGVDDDPCELAGYGPVPAEMARRIAADGTWRRLLTDPADGAVLEASTTRHDPGSLVSETLLAHHPVCAWPGCTRASRECDRDHATPFAQSGQTSLTGLVPYCEYHHVIKDTKAWGWKTTAHPDGSVTLTAPTGHRYTTVAPARGPIASTEARSSGVRVRSSPPSADPPPF from the coding sequence ATGGTGAGCGATCCATACATCGACGGGCAGCAGCTCGCCGGTGTGGCTTCTGCGCCGCGCTCCAGCACCACATTCCCCAGCACCGGCGTGGGCGGCCTGCGCGGCGTGGTGCAGGATCAGTGGCCGGCTTGGCTCACGCTCGAGGTTGTCGCCCGGATGACCACGGAGCTATCGGCCAAGACGGCCGCGGTTGAGGCCACCGGCGCGCTGGTCTCACCAGATGACCTCCTCGACCCTGACGATCCGGATTGTGCGGATGGTCCGCGATTCCTGTCTGAGGAGGACCTGTACGACGAACTGCCGCCGATGTCGCGGGTCGACGCGCTGGAGTGGGAGGAGTGGGCCGGGGTCGAACAAGACGAAGCCGAGCGGGAGATGCTGCGTCTGAAGGCGCCGGCCTGGGTCTTCCTGCGCCCAGGCGCGGAGTTGACTGCGGCATTGGAGGAGCTGCGGCCATCGTGCGAGTCGCCGATCGCCTTGATCGAAGCGATGAAGGCCGCGTCCCGGATGGAGGCCTGGGCGGCAGCGATCAAGACCGCTGCCATCGCGTCGTTCGTGCGCCAGCGCAAGGCGCAGGCGACCGACATCCCCCGCCCAAGTCAGATCGACACCTCGGGCCGCCCGATCGATCCCGAACGCTCCTGGGCCGCCGAGATCGGCGCCGCCCTGCACCTGTCCAAGGACACGGCGGCCAGCCACATCGACACCGCACTCCACCTGACCGGCACTCTGCCGTCGACCCATGCAGCGCTGCGCTGCGGTGCCCTGACGTTCTCCAAAGCACTCGCGATCTCCGAGGCCACCCGTCCTCTCGCACCCGACGCCGCCCAGGCCGTCGAGGCACATGTACTGCGCCGCGCCCCCGGACAGACTCACAACAACCTGCGCAAATCCCTGCGCACCCAGGTCGCCAAACACCGCTCCGAGGACGAGGCGGACCGTCACCGCGAGGCCCTCGGGGACCGCACCTGCAAGATCGTGCCGCTACCCGACGGCATGGCCGGGCTCTGGGTCGTCCACACCGCCGACAAGATCCAGCAAATGTGGATCGTCATCCAAGCCATGGCCGACCTCGCCAAGCGAAGCACCCCGGACAGCGACACCGACACCGGGCCGGCCCCCGCTTCCCCAACTGTGGAAGGCGACCAGGCAGGCGCACGGCCGGGTGGACCGATGGAAGGCGAGCGCCCGGGGGAACCACCGAGAGCCGAATTGCCGAACGCGGAGCAACGGCGGGCCGACGTCATCACGGACCTGTTCGACCACATGCTGCACAACGGACTGGACTGGCTCGGCCGCCGACTACCCGACCAGCACCGACGGCGTCCTCACATCGAGGTCCTGATCCCGATCACCACTCTGCTCGGGGTTGACGATGACCCCTGCGAACTTGCCGGCTACGGCCCCGTCCCCGCCGAAATGGCCCGCCGCATCGCCGCCGACGGCACCTGGAGACGTCTCCTGACCGACCCCGCCGACGGTGCCGTCCTAGAGGCTTCCACCACCCGGCACGATCCTGGCAGCCTCGTCAGTGAGACCCTGCTCGCCCACCATCCGGTCTGCGCCTGGCCCGGCTGCACCCGTGCGTCTCGCGAATGCGACCGCGACCATGCAACCCCGTTCGCGCAATCCGGGCAGACCAGCCTGACTGGACTCGTGCCGTACTGCGAGTACCACCACGTGATCAAGGACACCAAAGCCTGGGGATGGAAAACCACAGCTCATCCCGACGGCTCCGTCACGCTCACCGCGCCCACCGGTCACCGCTACACCACCGTCGCACCCGCCCGCGGACCGATCGCGTCAACGGAGGCGCGGTCGTCAGGCGTTCGAGTGCGGTCAAGCCCACCGAGTGCCGACCCACCACCCTTCTGA
- a CDS encoding aminoglycoside phosphotransferase family protein, giving the protein MARAHTGKMPNDQVLRWAADAVGGTSVVSSEGLTRGGHRPSGTFRLGIEGPAARTRDVILKVPVRGWIAAAWVITNARALQLAEAHGLAAPRLIAADLDGKASGTVATLETFLPGSAGLSPTVSVARLREAGAALARVHAFRLVPQAHLPYRPRPCAVDDRADERWRGLMPTTPLLQQADERVRSHGMPAVASVFVHGDAWGGNMLWEGDRCVALIDWNTAGAGNPGVDLGSLRMQMTLQYGQDAPSHVLEGWERQAGREAVGVPYWDAVAALNTPTVMDGWAGFADDGSLLGAAAVTERRDAFLRTALSQWS; this is encoded by the coding sequence ATGGCAAGAGCACACACAGGCAAGATGCCGAATGACCAGGTTCTGCGCTGGGCGGCCGACGCGGTTGGCGGGACGAGCGTCGTTTCGTCCGAGGGACTGACCCGCGGCGGGCACCGCCCTTCGGGCACGTTCCGCCTGGGAATCGAAGGACCGGCGGCCCGGACCAGGGACGTGATCTTGAAGGTCCCTGTCCGGGGATGGATCGCCGCCGCGTGGGTGATCACGAACGCACGCGCGCTTCAGCTGGCCGAGGCTCATGGCCTGGCCGCGCCGCGGCTGATCGCTGCGGATCTCGACGGGAAGGCGAGCGGAACCGTCGCCACCCTGGAGACCTTCCTGCCCGGCAGCGCCGGTCTCTCGCCGACGGTTTCGGTCGCCCGGCTCCGCGAAGCGGGAGCGGCCCTTGCCAGGGTCCACGCCTTCAGGCTGGTTCCGCAGGCCCACCTGCCATACCGGCCCCGGCCGTGCGCCGTCGACGACCGCGCCGATGAACGCTGGCGGGGCCTGATGCCGACCACACCTTTGCTGCAGCAGGCCGACGAGCGGGTCAGGTCGCACGGGATGCCGGCAGTCGCGTCGGTGTTCGTGCATGGTGACGCCTGGGGCGGCAACATGCTGTGGGAGGGTGACCGTTGCGTTGCGCTGATCGACTGGAATACGGCCGGGGCTGGTAATCCGGGCGTCGATCTCGGCAGCCTGCGGATGCAGATGACCCTTCAGTACGGCCAGGACGCGCCGTCCCATGTGTTGGAGGGCTGGGAGCGGCAGGCGGGCCGGGAGGCAGTCGGCGTGCCCTACTGGGATGCCGTGGCCGCGCTGAACACGCCGACAGTGATGGACGGTTGGGCGGGATTCGCCGACGACGGTAGCCTCCTGGGCGCCGCTGCCGTCACCGAAAGGCGCGACGCTTTCCTTCGCACCGCTCTCAGTCAGTGGTCATAA
- a CDS encoding ABC transporter ATP-binding protein, with protein MLPFVPVAVEIDNLVVRYGEKTAVDGLGLTVTAGTVTAVLGPNGAGKTTTVETCEGFRRPESGRVRVLGLDPIADHDELMPRIGVMLQEGGAWSGVRAVEMLKYVATLHTHPLDIPALVERLDLGSCGRTPYRRLSGGQKQRLSFALAIVGRPEIAFLDEPTTGLDPHGRREIWQVIRDLRDDGVTVVLTTHAMDEAEQLSDQVHVVSAGKVIASGTPDDLTEHHKKSLEDVFLELTAKPERS; from the coding sequence ATGCTGCCGTTTGTGCCAGTCGCGGTAGAGATCGACAACCTCGTCGTGCGGTACGGCGAGAAGACCGCGGTCGACGGTCTCGGTCTCACCGTAACCGCCGGCACGGTGACGGCCGTGCTCGGCCCGAACGGCGCCGGCAAGACCACGACCGTGGAGACCTGCGAAGGCTTCCGGCGGCCCGAGTCCGGCCGGGTCCGGGTGCTCGGGCTGGACCCGATCGCCGACCACGACGAGTTGATGCCGCGGATCGGCGTGATGCTCCAGGAGGGCGGCGCCTGGTCCGGCGTCCGTGCGGTCGAGATGCTGAAGTACGTCGCGACGCTGCACACCCACCCGCTCGACATCCCGGCCCTGGTAGAGCGCCTCGACCTGGGCAGCTGTGGACGTACGCCGTACCGGCGGCTGTCGGGTGGCCAGAAGCAGCGGCTGTCGTTCGCGCTGGCGATCGTGGGGCGGCCGGAGATCGCGTTCCTCGACGAGCCGACGACCGGGCTGGACCCGCATGGCCGGCGGGAGATCTGGCAGGTGATCCGCGATCTGCGCGACGACGGCGTCACCGTCGTCCTCACCACCCACGCGATGGACGAGGCCGAGCAACTGTCCGACCAGGTCCACGTCGTGTCAGCCGGCAAGGTGATCGCCTCCGGCACCCCCGACGACCTGACCGAGCACCACAAGAAGTCCCTCGAAGACGTCTTCCTGGAGCTGACCGCGAAGCCGGAGCGCTCATGA
- a CDS encoding COX15/CtaA family protein has product MPEPSLDVVRRWGWASVAVNIGIVVTGGLVRLTGSGLGCPTWPSCTDDSYVPHAALGYHGAIEFTNRMLGFVVGVVAICTWLVVMRYRPIRHDLRRLATAAALGVPLQAVIGGISVLTGLNPWIVSAHFLVSPIIITLTVAMMRRSRTSPYPHTPPVVRALATAAVAAVWLTVALGTIVTGAGPHSGDPETGRNGFDPEIVSQLHADVVFGLLGITIALVIATRVTATSRTLRKLAAWLLAIEVLQGAVGFTQYFTGLPWGVVLVHMFLAGLLIALVTAVYGERGTPAT; this is encoded by the coding sequence GTGCCCGAGCCGAGCCTGGACGTGGTCCGGCGCTGGGGCTGGGCCTCGGTGGCGGTCAACATCGGCATCGTGGTGACCGGCGGACTGGTCCGCCTGACCGGTTCCGGCCTCGGCTGCCCGACCTGGCCGTCGTGCACGGACGATTCGTACGTGCCGCACGCTGCGCTCGGCTACCACGGCGCGATCGAGTTCACGAACCGGATGCTCGGGTTCGTCGTCGGCGTGGTCGCGATCTGCACCTGGCTGGTCGTGATGCGGTACCGCCCGATCCGCCACGACCTGCGCCGGCTGGCGACGGCCGCGGCCCTGGGCGTCCCGCTGCAGGCGGTGATCGGCGGGATCAGCGTCCTGACCGGGCTGAACCCATGGATCGTCTCGGCGCACTTCCTGGTCTCGCCGATCATCATCACACTGACCGTTGCGATGATGCGCCGGTCGCGCACCAGCCCGTACCCGCACACTCCCCCGGTGGTTCGCGCCCTCGCAACCGCCGCGGTGGCGGCGGTCTGGCTGACCGTTGCCCTCGGCACCATTGTCACCGGCGCCGGGCCGCACTCGGGCGACCCGGAGACTGGGCGCAACGGCTTCGACCCGGAGATCGTCAGCCAGCTGCATGCGGACGTGGTGTTCGGGCTGCTCGGCATCACGATCGCCTTGGTGATCGCGACCCGGGTGACCGCGACCTCGCGCACGCTGCGCAAGCTGGCCGCCTGGCTGCTCGCGATCGAAGTACTGCAGGGCGCCGTCGGCTTCACGCAGTACTTCACCGGCCTGCCGTGGGGCGTCGTCCTCGTGCACATGTTCCTGGCCGGGCTCCTGATCGCCCTCGTCACAGCCGTGTACGGCGAACGCGGGACGCCCGCGACCTGA
- the tkt gene encoding transketolase, with the protein MTEKTSTKLEWTELDQRAVDTVRVLAMDAVEKVGNGHPGTAMSLAPAAYLLFQKVMRHNPADTHWAGRDRFVLSAGHSSLTLYIQLYLAGFGLELDDLKALRTWGSKTPGHPEYRHTDGVETTTGPLGQGIGNAVGMAMAARRERGLLDPDAAKGESLFDHQIYVIASDGDIEEGVASEASSLAGHQKLGNLTLIYDANKISIEDNTDIALSEDVAARYAAYGWHVQDVDWTQGGTGYHEDVQALYDALEAARAVTDKPSFIRLHTIIGWPAPNKQNTGKIHGSALGADEVAATKKVLGWDPEQSFQVADDVIAHTRAALDRGKALEAEWTGKFDEWKAANPERAALLDRLSKRELPAGWKDALPSWDADAKGVATRAASGDVLTNLAPELPELWGGSADLAGSNNTTPKGQPSFIPPEYATKEFSGDEYGRVLHFGIREHAMGSVLNGIALHGLTRPYGGTFLVFSDYMRPSVRLAALMQLPVTYVWTHDSIGLGEDGPTHQPIEHLSALRAIPGLDVVRPGDANETAAAWATILEHTDRPAGLVLTRQNVPTFPRGTDGYATTENVHKGAYVLLDTEGTPDVVLIGTGSEVQLAVEARAKLAEEGINARVVSMVSREWFDEQDDAYRESVIPAGVRARVSVEAGIAQSWHDIVGDSGRSVSLEHYGASAAYQTLYDEFGITTDAVVEAAKDSIAAAAQITGPGVPPGRAASGPVGPADARIAN; encoded by the coding sequence GTGACGGAGAAGACCAGCACCAAGCTTGAATGGACCGAGCTCGACCAGCGCGCGGTCGACACCGTGCGGGTGCTCGCGATGGACGCGGTCGAGAAGGTCGGCAACGGACACCCCGGTACGGCGATGAGCCTGGCGCCGGCGGCGTACCTGCTGTTCCAGAAGGTGATGCGGCACAACCCGGCCGACACGCACTGGGCCGGCCGGGACCGGTTCGTGCTCTCCGCCGGCCACTCCAGCCTGACGCTGTACATCCAGCTCTACCTGGCCGGCTTCGGCCTCGAGCTGGACGACCTGAAGGCGCTGCGGACCTGGGGCAGCAAGACCCCGGGCCACCCGGAGTACCGGCACACCGACGGCGTCGAGACCACCACCGGCCCGCTGGGTCAGGGCATCGGCAACGCGGTCGGTATGGCGATGGCGGCCCGCCGCGAGCGCGGCCTGCTCGACCCGGACGCGGCCAAGGGCGAGAGCCTGTTCGACCACCAGATCTACGTGATCGCGTCCGACGGTGACATCGAGGAAGGCGTCGCCTCCGAGGCGTCCTCGCTGGCCGGCCACCAGAAGCTCGGCAACCTGACGCTGATCTACGACGCGAACAAGATCTCGATCGAGGACAACACCGACATCGCGCTGTCCGAGGACGTCGCCGCCCGCTACGCGGCCTACGGCTGGCACGTCCAGGACGTCGACTGGACCCAGGGTGGCACCGGCTACCACGAGGACGTCCAGGCGCTGTACGACGCGCTCGAGGCGGCCCGCGCGGTCACCGACAAGCCGAGCTTCATCCGGCTGCACACGATCATCGGCTGGCCGGCCCCGAACAAGCAGAACACCGGCAAGATCCACGGCTCCGCGCTCGGCGCCGACGAGGTCGCCGCCACCAAGAAGGTCCTCGGCTGGGACCCGGAGCAGTCGTTCCAGGTCGCCGACGACGTGATCGCGCACACCCGCGCGGCGCTGGACCGCGGCAAGGCCCTCGAGGCCGAGTGGACCGGCAAGTTCGACGAGTGGAAGGCGGCGAACCCGGAGCGGGCCGCGCTGCTCGACCGGCTGTCGAAGCGGGAGCTGCCGGCCGGCTGGAAGGACGCGCTGCCGAGCTGGGACGCCGACGCCAAGGGTGTCGCCACCCGCGCCGCCTCCGGCGACGTGCTGACCAACCTTGCGCCGGAGCTGCCCGAGCTGTGGGGCGGTTCGGCCGACCTCGCCGGCTCGAACAACACCACCCCGAAGGGCCAGCCGTCGTTCATCCCGCCGGAGTACGCGACCAAGGAGTTCTCCGGCGACGAGTACGGCCGGGTGCTGCACTTCGGCATCCGCGAGCACGCGATGGGCTCGGTGCTGAACGGCATCGCCCTGCACGGGCTGACCCGCCCGTACGGCGGCACGTTCCTGGTCTTCTCCGACTACATGCGCCCGTCGGTCCGGCTGGCCGCGCTGATGCAGCTGCCGGTGACGTACGTCTGGACGCACGACTCGATCGGCCTCGGTGAGGACGGTCCGACGCACCAGCCGATCGAGCACCTCTCCGCGCTGCGGGCGATCCCGGGCCTGGACGTCGTCCGCCCCGGCGACGCGAACGAGACCGCGGCCGCCTGGGCCACGATCCTCGAGCACACCGACCGCCCGGCCGGCCTGGTCCTGACCCGGCAGAACGTGCCGACGTTCCCGCGCGGGACGGACGGCTACGCGACGACGGAGAACGTGCACAAGGGCGCGTACGTGCTGCTCGACACCGAAGGCACGCCGGACGTTGTCCTGATCGGCACCGGCTCCGAGGTCCAGCTGGCCGTCGAGGCCAGGGCCAAGCTGGCCGAGGAGGGCATCAACGCCCGCGTGGTCTCGATGGTCTCGCGTGAGTGGTTCGACGAGCAGGACGACGCGTACCGCGAGTCGGTCATCCCGGCGGGCGTCCGGGCCCGGGTCTCGGTCGAGGCCGGGATCGCGCAGAGCTGGCACGACATCGTCGGCGACTCCGGCCGGTCCGTGAGCCTGGAGCACTACGGCGCGTCCGCGGCGTACCAGACGCTGTACGACGAGTTCGGCATCACGACCGACGCGGTCGTCGAAGCCGCCAAGGACAGCATCGCCGCCGCCGCGCAGATCACCGGTCCGGGTGTGCCGCCCGGACGCGCCGCCTCCGGTCCGGTCGGACCGGCCGACGCGCGCATCGCCAACTGA
- a CDS encoding helix-turn-helix transcriptional regulator has protein sequence MKTPANGSAPAGAAARDESTRDRVARSILTNGPSSAAVLAERLELTPAAVRRHLDHLLDEGLVESREERVYGPRGRGRPAKVFVLTDTGRHAFHQAYDDLAATAMRFIAEAGGDDAVAEFARRRVAEVEERYREQVALAPESKKAEVLAQVLTADGYAASTAEAGHGAQLCQHHCPVAHVAEQFPQLCEAETEVFSRLLGKHVQRLATIAHGDGVCTTHIPGPVATEPVTPVIDGESARTR, from the coding sequence GTGAAAACTCCTGCGAACGGATCTGCGCCGGCCGGCGCTGCCGCGCGGGACGAGTCCACCCGGGACCGGGTCGCCCGCTCGATCCTGACCAACGGTCCGTCCAGCGCCGCGGTGCTGGCGGAGCGGCTCGAGCTGACCCCGGCAGCGGTCCGTCGGCACCTGGACCACCTGCTCGACGAGGGTCTGGTCGAGTCCCGCGAGGAGCGCGTCTACGGCCCGCGCGGCCGCGGCCGCCCCGCCAAGGTCTTCGTGCTGACCGACACCGGCCGGCACGCCTTCCACCAGGCGTACGACGACCTGGCGGCGACCGCGATGCGGTTCATCGCCGAGGCCGGCGGGGACGACGCCGTGGCGGAGTTCGCCCGGCGCCGCGTCGCCGAGGTGGAGGAGCGGTACCGGGAGCAGGTCGCACTGGCTCCCGAGAGCAAGAAGGCGGAGGTGCTCGCCCAGGTCCTGACGGCCGACGGGTACGCCGCGTCCACAGCGGAGGCGGGCCACGGCGCCCAGCTCTGCCAGCACCACTGCCCGGTCGCGCACGTGGCCGAGCAGTTCCCCCAGCTGTGCGAGGCCGAGACCGAGGTGTTCTCGAGACTCCTCGGCAAGCACGTGCAGCGCTTGGCCACCATCGCCCACGGCGACGGTGTCTGTACGACGCATATCCCAGGCCCGGTTGCGACCGAGCCTGTTACCCCTGTAATCGACGGCGAATCTGCGAGGACACGATGA
- a CDS encoding NUDIX domain-containing protein codes for MVGLGGHVDPGETPRTAAAREVAEEAYLTVAESDLTERATVVFRFPARPRWDQRVTVFIGETWQGEPKESDEIAPEWHSAEELPFDQMWDDAGYWLQRVLNDEHLDADIVFNDDCRTVRQADLTPRNLSSQHIEN; via the coding sequence ATCGTCGGCCTCGGTGGTCACGTCGATCCTGGAGAGACCCCTCGAACCGCCGCCGCTCGAGAGGTGGCCGAGGAGGCGTACCTGACGGTCGCTGAGTCAGATCTAACCGAGCGCGCCACTGTCGTCTTTCGCTTCCCCGCCCGCCCGAGATGGGACCAGCGCGTCACCGTCTTCATCGGCGAGACCTGGCAAGGAGAGCCGAAAGAGTCGGACGAAATCGCTCCCGAATGGCACTCCGCCGAGGAGTTGCCCTTCGATCAGATGTGGGACGACGCAGGCTATTGGCTTCAACGCGTCCTCAACGACGAACACCTGGATGCCGACATCGTCTTCAACGACGACTGCCGCACAGTCCGCCAGGCCGACTTGACTCCACGCAACCTGTCATCACAGCACATCGAGAACTGA